One region of Methanococcus voltae genomic DNA includes:
- a CDS encoding tyrosine-type recombinase/integrase, protein MKNVKRLITFNSDERFNAEEYVEKYKYERELDGIAKSTLQIDVTKLKVFLTYCNSIIKRRPENLTKLDFGKFFMYLANERRIAKNTEIRYYNLLVMFYKVMNYDNFEEFETECKERKRFKKFDKKHYDYVTTQDMDLIFQKLYNKNNYTQDRDAVLLRTLWDTGCRVSEILNSKLKDYDGKNGVIVITKSKNYTERRVILANDTKEALNYIITKNRNKNDNDYLFQKLNGEQINRNAIYRVFNACVKELKAEGKLAKNRRIVLHSIRHGCCVNLLTKGVNLDEVSRYMGHNRVETTMIYAHNRERTNESLNNIKNIL, encoded by the coding sequence ATGAAAAACGTAAAAAGACTAATTACATTTAATAGTGATGAACGTTTCAACGCTGAAGAATACGTTGAAAAATACAAATATGAACGTGAACTTGACGGTATTGCTAAAAGTACACTTCAAATCGATGTAACTAAACTAAAAGTATTTCTTACTTATTGTAACTCGATTATTAAAAGAAGACCTGAAAATCTAACAAAATTAGATTTTGGAAAGTTCTTTATGTACTTAGCAAATGAAAGAAGAATTGCTAAAAATACAGAAATAAGGTATTATAACCTTTTAGTGATGTTCTACAAGGTTATGAACTATGATAACTTTGAAGAATTTGAAACAGAGTGTAAAGAACGTAAACGGTTTAAAAAATTTGATAAAAAGCATTATGATTATGTAACTACACAAGATATGGACTTAATATTCCAAAAACTCTATAATAAAAATAATTACACCCAAGATAGAGATGCAGTTCTTCTAAGAACTTTATGGGATACTGGTTGCAGAGTTTCAGAAATTTTAAATTCTAAATTAAAAGATTACGATGGTAAAAATGGAGTAATTGTAATAACTAAATCCAAGAACTACACCGAAAGAAGGGTAATATTAGCAAATGATACCAAAGAAGCTTTAAACTATATTATTACAAAGAATAGAAATAAAAATGATAATGATTACTTATTTCAGAAGCTTAACGGTGAGCAAATAAATAGAAATGCAATATATCGAGTTTTTAACGCTTGTGTGAAAGAATTAAAAGCAGAAGGTAAACTTGCTAAAAATAGGAGAATTGTTTTACATTCCATAAGACACGGTTGTTGTGTAAATCTACTAACGAAAGGGGTTAATTTAGATGAAGTAAGTAGATATATGGGACATAATAGGGTAGAAACTACAATGATTTATGCACACAATCGAGAAAGGACAAATGAAAGTTTAAATAATATAAAAAATATCTTATAG
- a CDS encoding DUF2080 family transposase-associated protein: protein MILLKERLVKPYGSGAKLNISKRYLGKLALIILVEDEEEIEEFLKQYNKHFKI, encoded by the coding sequence ATGATATTATTAAAAGAGAGGTTGGTAAAACCTTACGGTTCTGGGGCTAAACTCAATATATCTAAAAGATATTTGGGCAAACTTGCTTTAATTATATTAGTTGAAGATGAAGAAGAGATTGAAGAGTTTTTAAAGCAATACAATAAACATTTTAAAATTTAA
- a CDS encoding DUF2080 family transposase-associated protein, with protein sequence MANTAKLDTGVYWGIISPHGNSARFSLPKGELGKEAVLIILPDNESIKEKIISVLVEEEEE encoded by the coding sequence ATGGCAAATACTGCTAAACTCGATACTGGCGTATACTGGGGCATTATTTCCCCACACGGTAATTCAGCGAGATTTTCATTACCTAAAGGGGAATTGGGTAAAGAAGCCGTATTAATAATATTACCCGACAATGAAAGTATCAAAGAAAAAATAATATCTGTTTTGGTAGAAGAAGAGGAGGAATAA
- a CDS encoding winged helix-turn-helix transcriptional regulator: MIVDLIKKRHVDRILKTLNNNELYFGQLKNELNVDAGSLNKLLREMCDEGVVKKRIEEKTKSNKLSKVYYSLTDLGTELLEKYLAIENLDLKNLNSNLEDNKNIVDNSKNTIINNSGIVSGSHSTNINIKK; the protein is encoded by the coding sequence ATGATTGTAGATTTGATAAAAAAAAGACACGTGGATAGAATTTTAAAAACATTGAATAATAATGAACTTTATTTTGGACAGCTAAAAAATGAATTAAATGTTGATGCAGGTTCGTTAAATAAGTTATTAAGAGAAATGTGCGACGAAGGAGTTGTAAAAAAGCGTATTGAAGAGAAAACAAAATCTAATAAATTATCCAAGGTCTATTATTCTTTAACAGATTTGGGTACTGAACTTTTAGAAAAATATTTAGCCATTGAAAATCTTGATTTAAAAAATTTAAATTCTAATCTTGAGGATAATAAAAATATAGTCGATAATTCTAAAAATACTATCATAAATAATTCAGGAATAGTTTCAGGTAGTCATTCCACTAATATTAATATAAAAAAATGA
- a CDS encoding type I restriction-modification system subunit M, whose translation MNGFNDKVNFIWKIAELLRGAYKPEKYGDVILPMAVLRRFDCLLADKKESVLERAKETDVEAILNNVAGYEFSNKSKFDFEKLKNDSDNIETNFKDYIKGFSSNIRTIIDKFEFDKEIKKLEENNLLYLVVKEFNSIDLHPNVVSNVEMGYIFEELIRRFSENAEAGDHYTPREVIELMVNLIFNGLEDEIREEGRIFTVGDFACGTGGMLSVATNYIKKLNPGATVELFGQELNNQSYAVCCSDMLIKGQSAGNIAFGNSLTADKHVNRDVQFALMNPPFGVDWKKDKDAIDEEAKKEFNGRFGAGLPRTSDGSLLFLQHMVSKMRHDEKGSRMAIIFNGSPLFTGDAGSGESEIRRWIIENDLLEGIIALPTDLFYNTGIATYIWIITNRKNDNILNGPVRSGKIQLIDATNFYHKMRKSLGSKRNKISDSDITEITRLYGEFKENEYCKIFDNKDFGYLKVTIERPLKLNFQISEERIENIYSESAFSKLYDEDKVEELELKKQKQIIKAKENTELEKQYVGKSIQDNIIDVLKNNIDEKIYKNREEFDKELSKKLKRLDLSKPVYKAVLMGLSERDETADYCYKGKSKEADSDLRDTEMIPLSMDVEEYNKKDSSKHIAKEKENILNYLEAEVKPHVNEYWIDDKKTKIGYEIPFTRHFYKFEELRPFAEIMKEVEELETEIQTDVKKVFE comes from the coding sequence ATGAATGGTTTTAATGATAAGGTAAATTTCATATGGAAAATAGCGGAGTTATTAAGGGGGGCTTATAAACCTGAGAAATATGGGGATGTTATATTACCAATGGCTGTTTTAAGGAGATTTGATTGTTTACTTGCAGATAAAAAAGAATCAGTTTTAGAAAGGGCTAAAGAAACAGATGTAGAAGCCATTTTAAACAATGTTGCAGGGTACGAATTTTCAAATAAATCAAAATTTGATTTTGAAAAACTTAAAAATGATTCTGATAACATAGAAACTAATTTTAAAGATTATATAAAAGGTTTTTCTTCAAATATTAGAACTATTATAGATAAATTTGAGTTTGATAAGGAGATAAAAAAATTAGAAGAAAATAATTTATTATATTTGGTTGTTAAGGAATTTAACAGTATTGATTTACACCCTAATGTGGTTAGTAATGTCGAAATGGGTTACATCTTTGAGGAATTAATAAGAAGATTTTCAGAAAATGCAGAAGCTGGTGACCACTATACGCCAAGAGAAGTTATTGAGTTAATGGTTAACTTAATATTTAATGGTTTAGAGGATGAAATAAGGGAAGAAGGTCGTATATTTACAGTTGGGGACTTTGCGTGTGGTACTGGCGGTATGCTTTCAGTAGCTACAAATTATATTAAAAAATTAAACCCCGGTGCAACTGTTGAATTATTCGGGCAAGAGCTTAATAATCAATCTTATGCGGTTTGCTGTTCAGATATGTTAATTAAAGGTCAAAGTGCGGGTAACATTGCATTTGGTAACTCACTCACCGCGGACAAACATGTTAATAGGGATGTACAATTTGCGCTTATGAATCCTCCTTTTGGTGTTGACTGGAAAAAAGATAAAGATGCAATAGACGAAGAAGCTAAAAAGGAATTTAATGGACGTTTTGGGGCAGGTTTACCGAGAACTTCTGATGGTTCATTATTATTTTTGCAACATATGGTTTCAAAAATGAGGCACGATGAAAAAGGTTCAAGAATGGCAATAATCTTTAACGGTTCACCGTTGTTCACGGGTGATGCAGGGTCGGGAGAATCAGAGATAAGGCGATGGATTATCGAGAATGATTTATTAGAGGGTATTATAGCACTTCCGACGGATTTATTCTATAACACAGGTATTGCCACGTACATATGGATTATTACAAACCGTAAAAACGATAACATTTTAAATGGACCGGTAAGAAGTGGGAAAATTCAATTGATTGATGCTACAAACTTTTATCATAAAATGAGAAAATCATTAGGTTCTAAAAGAAATAAAATAAGCGATTCCGATATTACGGAGATAACAAGACTTTACGGAGAATTTAAAGAAAATGAATATTGTAAAATTTTTGATAATAAAGACTTTGGATATTTAAAAGTTACAATTGAAAGACCTTTAAAATTAAATTTCCAAATTTCAGAAGAGAGAATTGAAAATATTTATTCGGAATCTGCGTTTTCTAAATTATACGACGAGGATAAAGTCGAAGAATTGGAATTAAAGAAACAGAAACAAATTATTAAAGCAAAAGAAAATACAGAATTGGAAAAACAGTATGTTGGGAAATCAATTCAAGATAATATTATCGATGTATTAAAAAATAATATTGATGAGAAAATCTATAAAAATAGGGAAGAATTTGACAAGGAATTAAGTAAAAAATTAAAAAGATTGGATTTAAGTAAGCCTGTGTATAAAGCGGTTTTAATGGGACTTTCTGAAAGGGATGAAACTGCAGATTACTGTTATAAAGGTAAAAGCAAGGAGGCAGATTCAGATTTAAGAGACACTGAAATGATACCTTTATCTATGGATGTGGAAGAATACAATAAAAAAGACTCTTCAAAGCACATTGCAAAGGAAAAGGAAAACATTTTAAACTACTTAGAGGCGGAAGTAAAACCACACGTTAACGAATACTGGATAGACGATAAAAAAACTAAAATAGGTTATGAAATTCCATTTACAAGACATTTCTATAAATTTGAAGAATTACGACCATTTGCGGAAATTATGAAAGAAGTTGAAGAGCTTGAAACTGAAATTCAA